A single window of Microbispora hainanensis DNA harbors:
- a CDS encoding GNAT family N-acetyltransferase — protein sequence MLVDDLDAAEVLRWQQPMHDLYIECFSVPPWSEPEERLRAFPSRLAGHVAQPGFRSALASEDGTLLGVCYGWPARTTRDADPLIEQVHDAVGPAAFAEMSRNAFEVVELMVAGKARGSGLGRTLLHRVAGGCERAWLLTLKDSPAARLYQHLGWMSKGEFDSSAGHRLVVYARENHVSVSA from the coding sequence GTGCTGGTGGATGACCTGGACGCGGCCGAAGTGCTCAGATGGCAACAACCGATGCACGATCTCTACATCGAATGCTTCTCCGTACCGCCCTGGTCAGAGCCGGAGGAGCGCCTGCGTGCCTTCCCCTCGCGACTCGCGGGCCACGTGGCGCAACCCGGGTTCCGCTCCGCGCTAGCCTCGGAGGACGGCACCTTGCTCGGCGTCTGTTACGGCTGGCCCGCACGCACGACCAGAGACGCCGATCCGCTGATAGAGCAGGTACACGACGCGGTCGGTCCCGCCGCCTTCGCGGAGATGTCGCGCAACGCCTTCGAAGTAGTGGAACTGATGGTCGCCGGAAAAGCGAGAGGCAGTGGCCTCGGCAGGACGCTTCTCCACCGTGTGGCCGGTGGATGCGAACGAGCGTGGCTGCTGACGTTGAAAGACAGCCCGGCCGCTCGTCTCTACCAGCATCTCGGATGGATGTCCAAGGGCGAGTTCGATAGCTCTGCCGGTCACCGCCTCGTCGTCTACGCGCGAGAGAACCACGTCTCCGTGAGCGCATGA